GTGCTGGTGCGGGCGAACGCCGACGAGGTGGCGCATGTGCGGGAGCACCTGGGCGAGCTGGTGGATGCGGGTACGGGTCGGATGGTCGTGCTGCTCGGTGCGGGCGGTGCATATCCGGCCGGGGAGGTGGCGGATGTCCTGGCGGCCCATGTCAGGGGCGAGTTGGCGGGCGATCCGGAGGCGGTGGTGGTGCTCGGCCCTCTACCGGATGACCGGCGGGCGGCGGCGGTGCTCGACGGGGACCTCGTAGCTGGTGCGCGGTGGCGTCGGCTGCCGCTGATGGCCGCGTACGCGCGGCTGTGGACCGACCTCGCCCCGTACCTGCCCGTCGTCGCCCCGCAGTCCTCCGATACAGCGCCGGAGGCGACATGATGACCAGTCCGTTCCTGCCGACCCAGGGCGCGGGGGAGGCCGGCGAGGCCACAGTGGTACGGCGTGTCCGCCGCGAGGTCGCTGAGCGGCTCACCCGGGCCACCCGGGCGCACGAGACGGCGACCGGTTCACCGATGCCCGCCGACGACCGTGCGGCGACGACCCGGCGGTTGATCACCGAGGTTCTGGACGCGTACGCCACGGAGGAAATGAACGCCGGCCGGCCGCCGCTGCGTCCACACGTCGAGTCGCGGGTGGGCCGGGTGGTGGCGGACATGTTGCTCGGCGCAGGTGGCCTGCAACCACTGCTCGATGACGGGCAGATCGAAGAGGTCAACGCCAACGGGTGTGACGAAGTGTTCGTCCAGTACTCCAACGGCGGGCGGGCAAAGGTCGGACCGATCGCCGACTCCGATGCGGAGATGGTAGAGCTGATTCGCCGGCTGGCCGCCGACGCCGGCCGCGCCGAGACCGGCGGCGAGGGTGCGGAGGAACGCCGGTGGGATCGGGCCGCTCCGATCCTGAACTTGCAGCTCGCGGACGGTTCGCGGCTGCACGCGGTCATGTCGGTGACGAGGCGTCCGGCGTTGTCGATCCGCCGGCACGGCTACGTGAAAGTCACCCTCGCTGATCTGGAACAGCTCGGCACCGTCAATCCGGTGCTGCGGGAACTGCTGTCTGCTGCGGTGCGGGCGAGGTTGAACGTGCTCATCGCAGGGCGGGTCGGTGCGGGCAAGACGACCCTCCTACGGGCGCTGGCGTCGGCGATTCCACCGCACGAGCGGATCGTGACGATCGAGGACACCTACGAGTTGGCGCTCGACGCGGACAAGGCCGTGCATCCAAACGTGGTGCCGTTGCAGTCGCGGGAAGCCAACGTCGAGGGCGAAGGCGCGATCGACATGAGCACGTTGTTCCGCTCGGGACTGCGCATGTCCCCGGACAGGGTCATCGTCGGAGAGATCCGTGGGCACGAGGTCATCCCGATGCTCAACGCCATGTCGCAGGGTAACGACGGGTCGTTGGGCACCATCCACGCCTCGTCATCGGGTGGGGCGCTGAAGAAGCTGATGCTCTACGCCGCGCAGGCACCGGAACGTCTGGCCCCGGCCACCACCAACCTCCTCGTCGCCGAGTCCGTGCACCTGGTAGTGCATATGGGGCTCACCGGTAACGGCAGTGGCCGGGTGCTGACCTCGGTACGGGAGGTCGTCGACGCGGACGGGCTGAACGTGTCCAGCAACGAGATTTTCCGCCCCGACCCCGATGGGCGGGCGGTGCCGGGTGCGCCGCCGTCGACCGGGCTGCTGTCGGCACTCACCCGACGTGGTTTCAACCCCGGGTTGCTGGATGAGGCCCGCACCGCCCCGGGTGGGGGGTGGGCGTGATGGTGTTGTCGACGCCGCTGGCTGCCCTGCTAGGGGCCGGAACCGCGTTCGGGCTGGTCCTGCTGGCGGTGGGTTTGTCGCGTCGAGACGGCGG
The sequence above is a segment of the Solwaraspora sp. WMMD406 genome. Coding sequences within it:
- a CDS encoding ATPase, T2SS/T4P/T4SS family, producing MTSPFLPTQGAGEAGEATVVRRVRREVAERLTRATRAHETATGSPMPADDRAATTRRLITEVLDAYATEEMNAGRPPLRPHVESRVGRVVADMLLGAGGLQPLLDDGQIEEVNANGCDEVFVQYSNGGRAKVGPIADSDAEMVELIRRLAADAGRAETGGEGAEERRWDRAAPILNLQLADGSRLHAVMSVTRRPALSIRRHGYVKVTLADLEQLGTVNPVLRELLSAAVRARLNVLIAGRVGAGKTTLLRALASAIPPHERIVTIEDTYELALDADKAVHPNVVPLQSREANVEGEGAIDMSTLFRSGLRMSPDRVIVGEIRGHEVIPMLNAMSQGNDGSLGTIHASSSGGALKKLMLYAAQAPERLAPATTNLLVAESVHLVVHMGLTGNGSGRVLTSVREVVDADGLNVSSNEIFRPDPDGRAVPGAPPSTGLLSALTRRGFNPGLLDEARTAPGGGWA